One Glutamicibacter mishrai genomic window carries:
- the zapE gene encoding cell division protein ZapE: protein MATITHLSETKPNLSIEELLAGFHPSYRFGEVSFNTYRPDPTQPSQTEAVNKLKAFAETVGKKDSGSLFSKLFGKKKEAKNGIYLDGGFGVGKTHLLASLWHAAPGRKAFGTFVEYTNLVGALSFRQTVDVLSQYSLVCIDEFELDDPGDTVLMSRLMRELSDAGVKLAATSNTLPGALGEGRFAAVDFQREIKTLSEQFDVHRVEGEDFRHRGLPDAPEPLDDQQIEAFAQQRYPEKTLAVDNFDQLVAHLSQVHPSRYRQLLSETDVLVLHNVDTITDQAIALRFVVLADRLYDKDVPIVASGKPFSELFTPEMMSGGYQKKYYRAVSRLTALAREGQIGEPAI from the coding sequence ATGGCGACAATCACCCACCTGAGCGAGACCAAGCCGAATCTTTCAATCGAAGAATTGCTGGCCGGTTTCCATCCGTCCTACCGCTTTGGTGAAGTGTCCTTCAACACCTACCGGCCCGACCCGACCCAGCCCTCGCAGACCGAAGCCGTGAACAAGCTCAAGGCCTTTGCTGAAACGGTCGGCAAAAAAGATTCGGGATCCCTTTTCTCCAAGCTCTTTGGCAAGAAAAAGGAAGCCAAGAACGGCATCTACCTCGATGGCGGATTCGGCGTGGGCAAGACCCACCTGCTGGCCTCGCTGTGGCATGCCGCACCGGGGCGCAAAGCTTTCGGCACCTTCGTCGAATACACCAACCTGGTCGGCGCGCTCTCCTTCCGCCAAACCGTGGATGTGCTCAGCCAGTATTCGCTGGTTTGCATCGACGAATTCGAGCTGGACGATCCGGGGGACACCGTGCTGATGTCCCGCTTGATGCGCGAACTCTCGGATGCCGGCGTGAAGCTCGCCGCGACCTCTAACACCTTGCCTGGCGCGCTCGGCGAAGGCCGCTTCGCCGCGGTTGACTTCCAGCGCGAGATCAAGACGCTGTCCGAGCAGTTCGACGTGCACCGCGTGGAGGGCGAGGACTTCCGCCACCGCGGCCTGCCCGATGCCCCTGAACCATTGGACGATCAGCAGATCGAAGCCTTCGCGCAGCAGCGTTACCCGGAGAAGACCCTTGCCGTCGATAACTTCGACCAGCTCGTGGCCCACCTTTCCCAGGTCCACCCTTCGCGCTACCGCCAGCTCTTGTCGGAAACCGACGTGCTGGTGCTGCACAACGTGGACACCATCACTGATCAGGCCATCGCCCTGCGCTTCGTGGTCCTGGCCGACCGCCTGTACGACAAGGACGTGCCCATCGTTGCCTCGGGCAAGCCGTTCAGCGAATTGTTCACCCCGGAGATGATGTCCGGCGGCTACCAGAAGAAGTACTACCGCGCGGTCTCGCGCTTGACCGCTTTGGCTCGTGAGGGCCAGATCGGCGAACCGGCGATCTAG
- a CDS encoding benzoate/H(+) symporter BenE family transporter, whose amino-acid sequence MVQRASTEDSLSQAVIAGLITTMVGFVASFAVVLAGLFQVGASPSQAASGLLALSVFVGVCTIALSWRHRIPISIAWSTPGAAMLASLAPGAFTFSEAVGAFIISGVLIVLTGLVPGLHKLLTRIPVPIAQGMLAGVLLPLCIKPFTSLGAITLPALGILLVFLIGLRILPRFAVALSMLAAVAFGLWHIGQNQAWSQLQIVPQLQFVVPEFSLQAIASISVPLFIVTMASQNIPGVAVLNSFGYELPWRPSMVSTGIGSGVGALFGGHAINLAAITAALAAGEQAGADPKLRWRAGISSGAFYLIFGAFSALIVSVANASPEGLFQAAAGLALLATLGSSLTGAITDPAWRLSALVTLLVAAGNLTLFGIGGAFWALVAGLLTHFIAERAARR is encoded by the coding sequence ATGGTTCAACGCGCCTCGACTGAAGATAGTTTAAGCCAAGCCGTAATTGCGGGATTGATCACCACGATGGTTGGCTTCGTCGCCTCCTTCGCAGTTGTACTCGCTGGGCTATTCCAAGTCGGTGCTTCACCCTCTCAAGCAGCCTCGGGCCTGCTGGCCCTCTCGGTCTTCGTGGGCGTGTGCACGATAGCGCTGTCCTGGCGTCACCGAATCCCGATCAGCATCGCCTGGTCCACACCTGGTGCCGCGATGCTCGCCTCCTTGGCGCCCGGAGCATTTACGTTTTCAGAAGCGGTCGGCGCATTCATTATCAGCGGCGTCCTGATCGTGCTCACCGGGCTGGTTCCGGGATTGCACAAGCTGCTCACCCGGATCCCGGTTCCCATTGCGCAGGGCATGCTCGCAGGCGTTCTGCTCCCCCTGTGCATCAAGCCCTTTACCTCGCTGGGCGCAATTACCCTGCCGGCCCTGGGCATACTGCTGGTCTTCTTGATCGGCCTGCGAATACTGCCTCGGTTCGCGGTGGCATTGAGCATGCTGGCTGCCGTGGCATTCGGGCTCTGGCACATCGGGCAGAATCAAGCATGGTCGCAGTTGCAGATCGTGCCGCAGCTGCAATTCGTTGTACCTGAATTTTCATTGCAAGCGATAGCCAGCATCAGCGTGCCGCTCTTTATTGTCACCATGGCCTCGCAGAATATTCCGGGCGTGGCCGTGCTCAATTCCTTCGGATACGAGTTGCCGTGGCGGCCTTCGATGGTTTCCACCGGGATCGGATCCGGCGTCGGGGCGCTCTTTGGCGGCCATGCCATCAACCTTGCAGCTATCACCGCCGCCCTGGCTGCCGGAGAGCAGGCGGGTGCCGATCCGAAGCTCCGCTGGCGGGCTGGCATCAGTTCGGGCGCCTTCTACCTGATCTTCGGCGCGTTCAGCGCGCTGATCGTCTCGGTGGCGAATGCCTCGCCTGAAGGCCTGTTCCAAGCGGCGGCCGGACTGGCCTTGTTGGCTACGCTGGGAAGTTCCCTCACCGGGGCTATCACCGATCCCGCATGGCGCTTGAGCGCACTGGTTACCCTCCTGGTGGCGGCGGGAAATCTCACGCTCTTTGGCATCGGCGGAGCATTCTGGGCACTGGTGGCAGGGCTCTTAACGCACTTCATCGCCGAGCGGGCTGCTCGGCGATGA
- a CDS encoding RsmB/NOP family class I SAM-dependent RNA methyltransferase, with the protein MSGQEPRGGYRDNEPRRNAQGRTRNRGQAGPRQYSQSAPGQRKRQADPARLVAFKVLREVSGSDAYANLVLPKMIREYQLDRRDAGFATELAYGALRGQGFYDAILGTLVDRPLAELDPAILDALRLGAHQLLAMRVPKHAALDETVSLARAQIGAGPSGLINAVLRRVSAQEAQDWTQQLAGAASSESERLSIEHSHPDWIVRALRGALIAHGRDASEIEALLEADNLAPLVNLVALPGLGDLSGALEAGAEPGSLLADSATYKHGDVARVPGVKEGTVRVQDAGSQVMARALASVALPDDGEDRYWLDLCAGPGGKAALLGAIAVQRDARLTANEPTAHRARLVANSLDAVPHGYWMVTEQDGRDFGGEDYAGDYDRIMVDAPCSGLGALRRRPESRWRKAPRDIPELTALQGELLDAAFNAVRVGGVIGFVTCSPHQAETRLVVEDFLKRHENAALLDTGAAVTDVVYPQTPAAGHALGEGSTVQLWPHIHGTDAMFMAILTKKA; encoded by the coding sequence ATGAGCGGGCAGGAACCACGCGGCGGATACCGTGACAATGAACCGCGACGCAATGCGCAGGGCCGAACCCGCAATCGCGGCCAAGCCGGTCCTCGCCAATACTCGCAGTCGGCACCCGGGCAGCGTAAACGCCAGGCCGACCCAGCCCGGCTCGTGGCCTTCAAGGTCTTGCGGGAGGTCTCCGGCTCCGATGCCTACGCCAACCTCGTGCTGCCCAAGATGATCCGCGAGTACCAGCTTGATCGGCGCGACGCCGGATTCGCCACCGAACTGGCCTACGGGGCACTGCGTGGACAGGGTTTCTATGACGCGATCCTGGGAACCTTGGTGGACCGGCCGCTGGCCGAACTGGACCCGGCCATCTTGGATGCTTTGCGTCTGGGCGCCCACCAGTTGCTGGCCATGCGCGTACCCAAGCATGCTGCGTTGGACGAAACGGTTTCTTTGGCCCGCGCGCAGATCGGCGCCGGCCCATCAGGGCTGATCAACGCGGTGCTGCGCCGTGTTTCGGCCCAGGAAGCGCAGGACTGGACCCAGCAGCTGGCGGGCGCCGCCAGCTCGGAATCCGAGCGTTTGTCCATCGAGCATTCGCACCCGGACTGGATCGTTCGCGCACTGCGCGGTGCGTTGATCGCCCATGGCCGCGACGCGTCGGAAATCGAGGCCCTGCTTGAGGCCGACAACCTCGCGCCGCTGGTGAACCTGGTTGCCCTGCCGGGGCTGGGCGATCTGTCCGGCGCCCTGGAAGCAGGGGCCGAACCGGGGAGCCTGCTGGCTGATTCGGCAACCTACAAGCACGGCGATGTTGCGCGTGTGCCCGGCGTCAAAGAGGGCACCGTGCGCGTCCAGGACGCCGGCAGCCAGGTCATGGCCCGCGCCTTGGCCAGCGTTGCCTTGCCCGACGACGGCGAAGACCGCTACTGGCTGGACTTGTGCGCCGGCCCCGGAGGCAAGGCGGCATTGCTCGGCGCCATCGCGGTGCAGCGCGACGCCCGGCTGACCGCCAACGAGCCGACCGCCCACCGAGCACGCCTCGTTGCCAATTCCCTGGATGCGGTTCCGCATGGCTACTGGATGGTGACCGAGCAGGACGGCCGCGACTTCGGCGGGGAAGACTATGCGGGGGATTACGACCGAATCATGGTCGACGCGCCCTGCTCGGGCCTTGGTGCATTGCGCCGCCGCCCCGAGTCGCGCTGGCGCAAGGCTCCACGGGATATTCCGGAATTGACTGCACTGCAGGGCGAACTGCTGGATGCCGCCTTCAATGCGGTGCGTGTCGGCGGTGTCATCGGATTTGTCACTTGCTCGCCGCACCAGGCTGAAACCCGCCTGGTGGTCGAGGACTTCCTCAAGCGTCACGAGAATGCCGCGCTGCTGGATACCGGGGCAGCCGTCACCGACGTCGTGTACCCGCAGACACCAGCCGCCGGACATGCCCTGGGCGAGGGCAGCACCGTGCAGCTATGGCCGCACATCCACGGCACCGATGCCATGTTCATGGCGATTCTGACCAAAAAAGCCTAG
- a CDS encoding PD-(D/E)XK nuclease family protein, which translates to MTSPKLATQTGSGRMYCRMVGGEAIVPSITTVIGMDNMDLSGWAGYMAAKSLSEDQRLSQALADGRQLRSLVRDAANAAEIYRDQAAARGDRVHNYAEAWALQALGQEHDLAGAKAELEANNELAYAQHFESWWADYNVEPLAAEVTVWNDTVGYAGTIDLVAKIGGRVCIVDYKTKTSDRDGIVKRPDDKVIMQLAAACKAEEQIVDAEAGVWKPWEYGMDSMLLAVALGDTGTRTFMAPTSAMPDYWAKFFALRRNWEATHKISQARATLAEITPPAR; encoded by the coding sequence ATGACGTCTCCAAAATTAGCCACTCAGACCGGTTCGGGCCGCATGTACTGCAGGATGGTTGGGGGAGAAGCGATTGTCCCATCCATCACCACAGTCATCGGCATGGACAATATGGATCTTTCTGGCTGGGCCGGCTATATGGCGGCTAAGTCGTTGTCGGAAGACCAGCGGCTTTCCCAAGCCCTGGCAGACGGGCGGCAACTGCGTTCCTTGGTCAGGGACGCGGCAAACGCTGCTGAAATCTACCGCGACCAAGCGGCAGCGCGCGGGGACCGGGTCCACAACTATGCAGAAGCATGGGCGTTACAAGCACTGGGACAAGAACACGATCTTGCCGGCGCAAAGGCAGAATTAGAAGCTAATAATGAGCTGGCTTACGCTCAGCACTTCGAATCCTGGTGGGCGGACTACAACGTTGAACCGCTCGCCGCAGAAGTCACGGTTTGGAATGACACCGTTGGCTACGCGGGAACCATCGATCTAGTGGCCAAGATCGGCGGGCGGGTATGCATCGTGGATTACAAGACGAAAACCTCTGACCGCGATGGCATCGTCAAACGCCCCGATGACAAGGTCATCATGCAGCTCGCCGCGGCGTGCAAAGCCGAAGAGCAGATAGTCGACGCCGAAGCTGGCGTGTGGAAGCCATGGGAATACGGAATGGACTCCATGCTGCTGGCAGTAGCGCTGGGGGATACCGGAACTCGAACCTTCATGGCCCCCACATCTGCAATGCCGGACTACTGGGCCAAGTTCTTCGCCTTGCGCCGCAATTGGGAAGCCACCCACAAGATCTCCCAAGCGCGGGCCACGCTGGCTGAAATCACGCCGCCAGCTCGATAA
- the def gene encoding peptide deformylase: protein MAILGIRIIGDPVLRTPAQEVTDFGPELQKLVEDMDQTMEDVHGAGLAAPQVGVSLRVFTYQIGSERGHIVNPVLELSDDFQEDQVEGCLSIPGVAAPVPRRRYVKAKGFDKFGNPVELEGADMLARCFQHETDHLDGILFLDRLAPEEKKAAWRTLRSANYSQTANATVQKRSGALGSSFGAGLGN from the coding sequence ATGGCGATTTTGGGAATTCGGATCATCGGAGACCCCGTTCTACGCACCCCAGCGCAGGAGGTGACCGACTTTGGCCCGGAGCTCCAGAAGCTCGTCGAAGATATGGATCAGACCATGGAGGACGTCCATGGCGCTGGCCTGGCAGCACCGCAGGTGGGCGTTTCACTGCGCGTGTTCACCTACCAAATTGGCAGCGAACGCGGCCATATCGTCAACCCGGTCCTCGAACTGAGCGACGATTTCCAGGAAGACCAGGTCGAAGGATGCCTTTCCATACCAGGTGTCGCTGCGCCGGTACCGCGTCGCCGCTACGTCAAGGCCAAGGGGTTCGATAAGTTCGGCAATCCCGTAGAGCTGGAAGGCGCCGACATGCTCGCACGCTGCTTCCAGCACGAAACCGACCACCTTGACGGAATTCTCTTCCTCGATCGGCTCGCGCCGGAGGAGAAGAAGGCCGCTTGGCGCACACTGCGTTCAGCCAATTACTCGCAAACCGCAAATGCCACGGTGCAAAAACGCTCAGGTGCGCTCGGCTCCAGCTTCGGCGCAGGATTGGGGAACTAG
- a CDS encoding sulfurtransferase, with the protein MPLPVESNDKYASYAHPERLVSTQWVADHLGEENLVVLESDEDILLYSTGHVPGALKIDWHTELNDEVTRDYVDGEGFAALMSAKGITRESTVVIYGDKSNWWAAYALWVFTLFGHEDVRLMDGGRDKWIAEGRELSTQKPEAASTEYPVIERADSEIRAFLPEVLAHLGSPLIDVRSPEEYTGERTHMPNYPEEGALRGGHIPSAASVPWAKAAAEDGTFRSREELEAIYLDGAGLKPGDDVVAYCRIGERSSHTWFVLKHLLGFENVRNYDGSWTEWGNAVGVPIVRGEAKGEVPAKRGARA; encoded by the coding sequence ATGCCATTGCCCGTTGAGTCCAACGATAAGTACGCCTCCTACGCCCACCCTGAACGCCTGGTCTCAACCCAATGGGTCGCCGATCATCTGGGCGAGGAAAACCTCGTCGTGCTGGAGTCCGATGAAGATATCCTGCTCTATTCCACCGGCCATGTCCCTGGCGCGCTGAAGATCGACTGGCATACCGAATTGAACGACGAGGTCACCCGCGACTACGTCGACGGTGAAGGCTTCGCCGCGCTGATGTCCGCCAAGGGCATCACGCGAGAGAGCACCGTGGTGATCTACGGAGACAAGTCCAACTGGTGGGCAGCGTACGCGTTGTGGGTCTTCACCCTCTTCGGCCACGAGGATGTGCGCTTGATGGATGGCGGGCGCGACAAGTGGATCGCCGAAGGCCGCGAACTGAGCACGCAGAAGCCCGAAGCCGCCAGCACCGAATACCCGGTCATCGAGCGCGCCGACTCTGAGATCCGCGCTTTCCTGCCCGAGGTTCTGGCGCATCTGGGCAGCCCGCTGATCGACGTCCGCTCGCCTGAAGAGTACACCGGTGAGCGCACCCATATGCCGAACTACCCGGAAGAGGGCGCACTGCGCGGTGGCCATATTCCGAGTGCGGCTTCGGTGCCATGGGCCAAGGCCGCAGCCGAAGACGGCACGTTCCGTTCCCGCGAAGAGCTGGAGGCCATCTACCTGGACGGCGCGGGCTTGAAGCCAGGCGATGACGTGGTGGCCTACTGCCGAATCGGCGAACGCTCCAGCCACACGTGGTTCGTGCTCAAGCACCTCTTAGGCTTTGAGAATGTCCGCAACTATGACGGCTCCTGGACCGAATGGGGCAACGCTGTGGGCGTGCCGATCGTCCGCGGCGAAGCCAAGGGCGAGGTACCTGCCAAGCGTGGAGCGCGCGCATGA
- a CDS encoding SufE family protein, whose amino-acid sequence MSQLPEELKEIVEEFTEVPEADRLELLLEYSRELPELPPRLADHPELFEQVVECQSPLFLVVEVAEDADRTVNLFFSAPPEAPTTRGFASVLAAGLDGIDAQSVLDVPDDMPQQLGLTRALSPLRMRGMTAMLGRIKRQVSEQLAA is encoded by the coding sequence ATGAGCCAGTTGCCCGAGGAACTCAAGGAAATTGTCGAGGAGTTCACCGAAGTTCCCGAAGCGGACCGCCTGGAGTTGCTGCTGGAATATTCACGTGAACTGCCGGAACTGCCACCGCGCCTAGCGGACCACCCGGAGCTGTTCGAGCAAGTGGTCGAGTGCCAGTCGCCGTTGTTCCTGGTGGTGGAAGTCGCCGAGGATGCGGATCGCACGGTTAATCTGTTCTTCTCCGCCCCGCCTGAGGCGCCAACCACTCGTGGTTTCGCATCTGTGCTGGCCGCAGGCTTGGACGGCATTGATGCGCAGTCCGTATTGGATGTGCCCGATGACATGCCGCAGCAGCTGGGACTGACCCGTGCGCTCTCCCCGTTGCGCATGCGCGGCATGACCGCGATGCTCGGGCGGATCAAGCGCCAGGTCTCCGAACAGCTGGCCGCCTAG
- a CDS encoding antitoxin yields the protein MVGFDDLRGKAEEFAQENPDQVSQGIDQVGDFIDDKTGGKFAEQVDGAQQGANDYVNGLGGGAEGGEGENNEG from the coding sequence ATGGTAGGTTTTGATGATCTACGTGGCAAGGCAGAGGAATTCGCACAAGAGAACCCAGACCAGGTCTCCCAGGGCATCGATCAGGTCGGCGATTTCATCGACGACAAGACCGGTGGCAAGTTCGCAGAGCAGGTCGACGGTGCCCAGCAGGGCGCTAACGACTACGTCAACGGACTTGGCGGAGGCGCTGAGGGTGGCGAAGGCGAGAACAACGAAGGCTAA
- the fmt gene encoding methionyl-tRNA formyltransferase translates to MRILFAGTPQVAVTSLDYLYEAGFEIAAVLTRPDAPLGRKRVLTPSPVAARAEELGLPIIKAAKITEETTAELQALNLEAAAIVAYGGLVPEAALQVPTHGWINLHFSLLPHWRGAAPVQHSIIHGDDITGAVTFQLETGLDTGPVFGQVTERIDELDTAGIMLERLGHSGSTLLVQTLQALESGQAVAVAQSGSHTYAPKITDIDAELDFGRPATEIRRRAHGTTPFPGAWVKVQNQRFKFGPLREHREITDLAPGEVRIEPGKQPKVYIGTATWALEPTEIQPPGKKMMKASDWARGVLTQGTKVSFA, encoded by the coding sequence ATGAGGATCCTCTTTGCCGGCACGCCCCAAGTGGCTGTCACCTCGCTGGACTACTTGTACGAAGCCGGGTTCGAAATCGCCGCGGTCTTGACTCGACCGGACGCGCCGCTGGGACGCAAACGCGTTCTTACGCCTTCTCCCGTGGCCGCCCGCGCCGAAGAACTCGGCTTGCCCATCATCAAGGCCGCCAAGATCACCGAAGAGACGACCGCCGAGCTTCAAGCACTGAACCTCGAAGCAGCAGCCATTGTCGCTTACGGCGGATTGGTGCCCGAGGCCGCATTGCAGGTCCCCACCCACGGGTGGATCAACCTGCATTTCTCGTTGCTGCCGCACTGGCGCGGCGCCGCGCCAGTCCAGCATTCGATTATCCATGGTGATGACATCACCGGCGCAGTGACCTTCCAGCTGGAAACAGGACTGGACACCGGTCCGGTTTTCGGCCAGGTCACCGAGCGAATCGACGAACTGGACACCGCCGGAATCATGTTGGAGCGATTGGGCCACTCTGGTTCCACATTGCTGGTCCAAACACTGCAGGCCCTGGAATCGGGTCAGGCCGTTGCCGTCGCGCAATCCGGTTCGCACACCTACGCCCCGAAGATCACCGACATCGACGCGGAACTGGACTTCGGCCGCCCGGCCACGGAAATCAGGCGCCGCGCCCACGGGACCACCCCGTTCCCCGGCGCCTGGGTCAAGGTTCAGAACCAGCGCTTCAAGTTCGGTCCGCTGCGCGAGCACCGCGAGATCACCGATTTGGCCCCCGGCGAAGTGCGCATTGAACCGGGCAAGCAGCCCAAGGTGTACATCGGGACCGCGACATGGGCCCTTGAACCCACAGAAATCCAGCCTCCGGGCAAAAAGATGATGAAGGCCTCCGATTGGGCACGTGGCGTGCTCACCCAGGGAACGAAAGTGAGCTTCGCATGA